The genomic region TATGTCGGCGGTGGTTTGGGTATTTCTACGGGAGACGATAGCGATGTAGGACCAATGTTAACTGCTGGTGTAGATGTACCAATAGGCGAGCAATTTACAGCTAACGTAGGTGCGAACGTAGGCTTTTTAGATGATACAGAAGTAGGTATTCAAATTGGTGTTGGCTATAACTTTGCTGGCTTTTAATCAGTGACTAGTGACTAGTGGTTGGTGGCTAGAAAAAAGTCCAGCCACTAGCCATTCACAAGCAACCAGTTATCGCAATAGCTATAGCGCCTGGAGAATTGTCTTCTACAGGCGCTATGCTGGTTAAGTTATAGAGTTTCAACTAGTTATCTTCTGTATATAACCATAGAATAATCTTTAAATTTAGGTTTTAGGTAAAGCCAACGTAAATATCTATCTAACTTATGTGAAAAAAGTGTTAATCGATCGAGGCGTAAGACAACTTCTGGCTTGGTACGATCGCGATCGCAGACCGCTACCGTGGCGACAGCAGGTCAATATTTATCACACTTGGATCTGTGAGGTCATGAGCCAACAGACAACTCTAGCCGTTGTCTTACCCAAATTTGCTCAATTTATTCAACAACTGCCTACGGTAGACGATCTAGCCAACTGCGATGAAGAGATATTACACCAACTCTGGGCTGGATTGGGATATTATGCGCGAGCGAGAAACTTGAAAAAAGGTGCAGAGTTCATCGTCAACCGCCTCAACGGTCGTTTTCCCCAATCTTATCGCGAATGGTTGCAAATTCCGGGTTGTGGCGATTATACTGCTGCCGCGATCGCCAGTATTTGCTTGAATGAAAAAGTTCCTTGTATTGATGGTAATGTCATACGGGTGGTGAGTCGCTTGCTAGCCTTACAAGATGTGTGGAGTACAGCAGGGCGATCGCGCATCCAAGATTATCTCACGCAAGTCATTCCTAGCGATCGTCCTGGTGATTTTAATCAAGCGATGATGGAGTTGGGTGCAACAATCTGCCGAAAAACGAAACCCCGTTGCGATATTTGTCCTTTACAAATGCAATGTTTAGCTTACGCTAACAATTGTATTGAAATTTGTCCTCCTAAAAAACCCCGCCGCGTTTTAGTAGATACGGAATTATTCGTGCTAATTTTCTGGCATCGAGAAACTGATACTTTTGCAATTGTCGAAAGAACAGATGGATTTTTAGCTAAAACAAGGGGATTTCCTTTGACGATCGCGCATCAATTATCAAAACTCGATCGCTGGCAACCGCTTCAACTACCAGGAAAATTTACCCATGCGATCGCTCATCATCGTATTACTGGAAGGATTTGCGTTATTCAATTAAATAGTAATGACATTGATATCTCCATGCGGCAGCATTTGGCTTTATCGAAAACCCTACACTGGATGAATCGTCTAGACCTAAGCGCAAAACTCTCAACCGCACTCGATCGAAAAGCTTTTCAGTTATTTCAAAATTACACTTATTCTGATTCAATTTGCGAACAACTCGCACTAAATTTATAGCATGAAATTTAAGTGTAGGGTGGGCAATGCCCACCTGATGATATCGCTATTTCCAACGACAAGACTTGCGCAAATTTTCAGTTTCAGGTTCTTGCCAAGAAAAAGCAAAATGGCTCATCCCTTTGACTTGAGGTGCAGCACGCTCGATCGCGCTCATTTGAGCTTCGAGAGAGGGGCGATTGCTGATAGACTGTCCCCATGTACCAGCGATCGCCGGAATAACTTTAGCTTCAGGTGGCGCGTATTTAAACACTCTTTGCACCAAAGCCGCAATGCAATCGGCGTTACCGCAAGCAGCATAGGACATGGGATGCCACTCCGCACTGGTAGGAAACCGATCCCAAGGTTGCAAGCGGGAATCATACCCCTCACCTACAACTTGGTTGCCATCAGGAAAAAACACTAACCCTGTCTGTATTCCCTGTTGTTGTACTGGTGAAGCTGCCAAGGCGACAAAATCGAGAATTCCTTGTAGGGCATGGGCTACACTCAACCGCCACAACTCCAACTGTAGCAGCGGACGACGCGCCGCAGCACTCGGTAACACTTTTTTCTCCTCTTGAGTGGGTGGAGTGCGTCCCTGCCAAAGTGGTTCTCCTTCATCGGGATAAAGCTTATCGACCTCATCAACATCTGAGGCTGATAACGCACCCTTAGCAACATAGCGTTTAATCAGTTCTCGCCCCTTTTTGTTCAACGCCCGTTGTTCTAAAGCTTGACGGGCTGCTTCGCTATAAATCCATAAATCTTGTACTTTAGAGACTACAGAAGCACCACCCAAACCGCGTGGATAACGCACGTAGTCAAATAAGACTCCATCAGGGCGGCGGCGTACCACTTGTTGCACCAACTGATAGAAGTCCCGCTTTGCCTGGACGTTGTAAGGATCGATAAATACTTGACTGGCGTTATCTACAACATTTAAGCTCGTATCGCCCTTAAAATTCCTGGCTAATACCGATTGGCGATCGCTGCGTTGCCCGTAAGAATAGCCGAAGTTCATCATAAACATCCAAGCGTAGACTTTCAAGCCTCGTTCGTGGGCTTTTTGAATTGCTTCGGCGAGTAAATCTGTATTTTCCGTCCCAGGGGTACGCACCATCGCAGGCCATGCTGTCGGGTTAGCCGATGCGGGTAATAGCACTTGCCCATCCGCAAATGTCTCGATGTAAACGTAGTTATAGCCTCGGCTGACAATCCGATCCATAATCTTGTCTAATACCCCTGGCTGAGTATCGCAGGGATAAAGCCGCAACCAAATCGCTTGATGTTGAGGCGGAGTGCGATCGCGGCACTCTGCTAATTGCTGTGCTTGTTGGTTTATTAGCTGTTTATAGCGGTTTTGCGCCTCTGTGTCACCTTGTAATGCTTTCTGGAGTAAACTTTCTTTCTCTTGCCTTACTGCTTCTGATTCCTGACAGTAGGC from Scytonema millei VB511283 harbors:
- a CDS encoding A/G-specific adenine glycosylase, coding for MKKVLIDRGVRQLLAWYDRDRRPLPWRQQVNIYHTWICEVMSQQTTLAVVLPKFAQFIQQLPTVDDLANCDEEILHQLWAGLGYYARARNLKKGAEFIVNRLNGRFPQSYREWLQIPGCGDYTAAAIASICLNEKVPCIDGNVIRVVSRLLALQDVWSTAGRSRIQDYLTQVIPSDRPGDFNQAMMELGATICRKTKPRCDICPLQMQCLAYANNCIEICPPKKPRRVLVDTELFVLIFWHRETDTFAIVERTDGFLAKTRGFPLTIAHQLSKLDRWQPLQLPGKFTHAIAHHRITGRICVIQLNSNDIDISMRQHLALSKTLHWMNRLDLSAKLSTALDRKAFQLFQNYTYSDSICEQLALNL
- a CDS encoding family 10 glycosylhydrolase is translated as MSDCKLSQLKFLQLRRLQRYLAAIAFTSSLLVMSLGNHPVIAQTTAYCQESEAVRQEKESLLQKALQGDTEAQNRYKQLINQQAQQLAECRDRTPPQHQAIWLRLYPCDTQPGVLDKIMDRIVSRGYNYVYIETFADGQVLLPASANPTAWPAMVRTPGTENTDLLAEAIQKAHERGLKVYAWMFMMNFGYSYGQRSDRQSVLARNFKGDTSLNVVDNASQVFIDPYNVQAKRDFYQLVQQVVRRRPDGVLFDYVRYPRGLGGASVVSKVQDLWIYSEAARQALEQRALNKKGRELIKRYVAKGALSASDVDEVDKLYPDEGEPLWQGRTPPTQEEKKVLPSAAARRPLLQLELWRLSVAHALQGILDFVALAASPVQQQGIQTGLVFFPDGNQVVGEGYDSRLQPWDRFPTSAEWHPMSYAACGNADCIAALVQRVFKYAPPEAKVIPAIAGTWGQSISNRPSLEAQMSAIERAAPQVKGMSHFAFSWQEPETENLRKSCRWK